One Rhodoluna sp. KAS3 DNA window includes the following coding sequences:
- the ccsB gene encoding c-type cytochrome biogenesis protein CcsB has protein sequence MTLMALGNGFLTEVGIALNPELAGISRLFIQGAMLFYTAAFLSFAFHLSRLASLDKAARQTASKLERAGIILLGIAAVIHGVGVVLRGISASRVPWANMYEFSITGSFVVVAIFLIALKIKDIRLIATFVAGFNLLILGTADTVFWVKVQSLMPALQSYWLVIHVLVAVLATAFFNIAAALSIAYVFKTAKWVQASKVKVVATFKRILDLFPDIEKMERLAYRFNIIGFILWSFTLIAGAIWAERAWHRYWGWDTKEVWTFIIWTIYAGYLHANATRGWTGKRSAWLSIVGFLAILFNFTIVNLYFKGLHVYSGL, from the coding sequence ATGACTTTGATGGCATTGGGTAACGGCTTCTTGACCGAGGTTGGTATTGCACTAAACCCAGAGCTCGCGGGTATTTCACGCCTGTTCATCCAGGGCGCCATGTTGTTCTACACAGCGGCCTTTCTGAGTTTTGCGTTCCACCTATCGCGCCTAGCCAGCCTTGATAAGGCTGCTCGCCAGACTGCGTCAAAGCTTGAGCGAGCCGGAATTATCCTGCTCGGCATCGCCGCGGTTATTCACGGAGTCGGTGTTGTCCTGCGTGGTATTTCGGCTTCTCGTGTGCCTTGGGCCAACATGTACGAGTTCTCGATTACGGGTTCATTCGTTGTCGTGGCGATTTTCTTGATTGCTCTAAAGATCAAGGACATCCGCCTAATTGCAACCTTTGTGGCTGGTTTCAACCTTTTGATTTTGGGCACCGCCGACACCGTATTTTGGGTGAAGGTGCAGTCACTAATGCCTGCGCTGCAGAGCTACTGGTTGGTCATTCACGTTCTGGTTGCGGTGCTGGCTACCGCCTTCTTCAACATCGCAGCGGCGCTATCGATTGCCTATGTATTCAAGACCGCTAAATGGGTCCAGGCATCCAAGGTCAAGGTTGTGGCTACCTTCAAACGAATTCTGGATCTGTTTCCGGACATCGAAAAGATGGAGCGGTTGGCCTACCGATTCAACATCATCGGTTTTATTCTCTGGAGCTTCACTCTGATTGCCGGCGCAATCTGGGCCGAACGCGCCTGGCACCGCTATTGGGGTTGGGACACCAAGGAGGTTTGGACGTTCATCATCTGGACCATCTATGCCGGCTACCTGCACGCAAACGCTACCCGCGGTTGGACTGGCAAGCGTTCAGCGTGGTTGTCGATCGTCGGCTTCCTTGCCATTCTGTTTAACTTCACAATCGTGAACCTGTACTTCAAGGGCTTGCACGTTTACAGCGGTCTATAA
- a CDS encoding cytochrome c biogenesis protein ResB — protein sequence MAISKLQSNGSESSANLTDAVNDFEEQVINAPTLSLAGWARWTWRQLTSMRTALFLLLLLAAAAVPGSIFPQRSADPNGVIQYFDNNPVAAPILDAIQLFDVYTSAWFSAIYILLFISLIGCVLPRTAVHAKALRSAPPAAPRLFSRMPASQKVKLSASKADQIPQAAFDLLKKQGYRVVRDGNSVSAERGYLRETGNLVFHISLIGVLIAVGWGGGLSYSGQRVLVEGETFVNNLASYDSFAPGTFFTEENLVPFAVKLDKFEVDFDFANVTNVGTPLDFRAYVAAKVPASEGVAAQEKSGVIRVNEPLELPGAHVYLTGNGYAPEITIRDLDGNITYSGTTAFLPQSSTYTSLGVIKVPDAPKQFGIISFFYPTVDELETGALTSLYPAPIDPLLTMNVYEGDLGLETGAPKNVYALDTSNMTQVAGGKSGVAGLRLTVGETVDLPGDLGTVTFDGIRRFASLDVSYNPGGIWVLLFALLSLAGVTLSLLVPRRRVWVRQTSTGFEVAALARGDDPSLEKVVSEVASALAPEADSRSNSDSDQAEGK from the coding sequence TTGGCTATTTCCAAGTTGCAATCTAACGGCAGCGAGTCTTCGGCAAATCTGACCGATGCGGTAAACGATTTTGAAGAGCAGGTTATCAACGCCCCGACTTTGAGTTTGGCTGGTTGGGCGCGATGGACCTGGCGTCAACTGACCTCAATGCGCACCGCTCTGTTTTTGCTTTTGCTATTGGCTGCCGCTGCGGTTCCGGGGTCAATTTTTCCCCAGCGTTCTGCTGACCCAAACGGTGTAATTCAGTACTTCGACAACAACCCGGTTGCAGCTCCGATTCTTGATGCCATTCAGCTTTTCGATGTCTATACCTCGGCTTGGTTTTCAGCAATTTACATCCTGCTGTTCATCTCACTAATCGGTTGCGTTTTGCCTCGCACCGCGGTTCACGCCAAGGCTTTGCGTTCGGCGCCACCAGCTGCTCCACGACTTTTTTCACGGATGCCGGCTAGCCAAAAGGTAAAGCTTTCGGCTTCAAAGGCTGATCAGATTCCTCAGGCGGCTTTTGACCTGCTTAAGAAGCAGGGTTACCGAGTTGTGCGTGACGGAAACTCAGTTTCGGCTGAGCGTGGCTACCTTCGAGAGACCGGAAACTTGGTTTTCCACATCTCACTCATCGGTGTTTTGATTGCCGTTGGTTGGGGCGGTGGCCTCAGCTACAGCGGGCAGCGAGTTTTGGTTGAGGGCGAGACCTTTGTTAACAACCTTGCTTCTTACGACTCGTTTGCGCCCGGCACATTTTTTACCGAAGAAAATCTGGTTCCTTTTGCGGTCAAGCTAGACAAGTTTGAGGTTGATTTTGACTTTGCCAACGTGACCAACGTAGGCACACCATTGGACTTCAGGGCTTATGTTGCTGCCAAGGTACCTGCCTCTGAGGGCGTTGCTGCCCAAGAGAAATCTGGCGTGATTCGGGTCAACGAACCGCTTGAACTGCCGGGGGCACACGTTTACCTGACCGGTAATGGTTATGCGCCTGAGATCACCATCCGTGACCTAGATGGCAACATCACCTACTCGGGTACCACCGCGTTTTTGCCGCAGTCAAGCACCTACACCTCACTCGGCGTAATCAAGGTGCCCGATGCTCCGAAGCAGTTCGGCATTATTTCTTTCTTCTACCCGACGGTTGATGAACTTGAGACCGGCGCACTCACCTCGCTGTATCCGGCACCGATTGACCCGTTGTTGACGATGAATGTTTACGAGGGTGACCTTGGTCTTGAGACCGGTGCCCCTAAGAATGTCTACGCGCTCGACACCTCCAACATGACTCAGGTTGCTGGCGGTAAGAGCGGAGTGGCCGGTTTGCGCCTAACCGTTGGTGAGACCGTTGATCTACCCGGCGACCTTGGCACGGTTACTTTTGACGGCATTCGTCGTTTTGCCTCACTCGATGTGAGCTACAACCCGGGCGGAATTTGGGTGCTTCTTTTTGCGTTGCTTTCTCTAGCGGGTGTGACGCTTTCACTTTTGGTTCCTCGCCGTCGCGTTTGGGTCAGACAAACTTCAACGGGCTTTGAAGTTGCAGCTCTTGCTCGCGGCGATGACCCGTCACTTGAAAAAGTTGTTTCTGAGGTGGCTTCGGCTTTGGCCCCAGAGGCAGATTCACGTTCTAACTCAGATTCAGACCAAGCAGAAGGTAAGTAA
- a CDS encoding cytochrome c biogenesis protein CcdA, whose product MNPNDIILNGSLLAAVPMALLAGIVSFISPCVLPLVPGYLGFVSGMSATKSRVVLGSLLFVLGFSIVFVSFGALFGGIGAAVYASGIIWVQRVLGVFVIFLGFVLMGQFKFMQRTMKMQVSPKLGLFGAPLLGVAFGLGWTPCIGPTLAAVLTLASDSGSPAKGALLAFVYALGIGLPFVAIAAGFGWATKSVGFIKKHIRAFNIGGGALLVILGILMVTGIWSALSSWLQLEVFGYFQVAI is encoded by the coding sequence TTGAACCCAAACGACATCATTCTGAATGGCTCGCTGCTCGCGGCTGTTCCGATGGCGCTTTTGGCAGGCATTGTCTCGTTTATAAGTCCGTGCGTTTTGCCGCTGGTGCCGGGATACCTAGGTTTTGTCTCTGGAATGTCAGCCACTAAGAGCCGCGTGGTCCTAGGCTCGCTGCTGTTTGTTCTCGGGTTTTCGATTGTCTTTGTATCTTTCGGGGCTCTGTTCGGGGGCATCGGGGCAGCGGTTTACGCCAGCGGCATCATCTGGGTTCAGCGGGTGCTTGGCGTTTTTGTCATCTTTTTGGGCTTTGTTCTGATGGGGCAATTCAAGTTCATGCAGCGCACCATGAAAATGCAGGTTTCACCTAAGTTGGGTCTGTTTGGTGCGCCCCTTTTGGGCGTTGCCTTTGGGCTCGGGTGGACCCCGTGCATCGGCCCAACTCTGGCTGCGGTTTTGACATTGGCATCTGATTCAGGGTCTCCGGCCAAGGGTGCACTACTTGCTTTTGTTTACGCACTCGGAATCGGGCTGCCGTTTGTGGCGATCGCAGCCGGATTTGGTTGGGCTACGAAGTCGGTCGGGTTTATCAAAAAGCACATTCGTGCGTTCAACATTGGCGGCGGCGCGCTGCTGGTAATTCTCGGTATTTTGATGGTCACCGGAATCTGGAGCGCACTGTCATCATGGCTACAGCTGGAGGTGTTTGGCTATTTCCAAGTTGCAATCTAA
- a CDS encoding TlpA disulfide reductase family protein: MRKNQRLFLNIAFAIMVAAVIIASLSGCAANDPLANQFKAGDNKNYIAGDGTVTEFSVENRKAAVEWSGTTESGEVISSAQLEGVVTVVNFWYAACLPCRLEAPDLVALAAEYPEAQFIGVNVRDSAETSAAFSKSKKLTWPSIIDKNDGAVMLAFTGIVTPNAVPTTLVVGKDGKVTSRVYGQIDRSILGTLIKTALEE; the protein is encoded by the coding sequence ATGAGAAAAAATCAACGACTCTTTCTGAACATTGCCTTTGCCATCATGGTTGCGGCAGTAATTATCGCCAGCCTGTCAGGCTGTGCCGCCAATGACCCTTTGGCTAACCAGTTCAAAGCTGGTGACAACAAAAATTACATCGCCGGCGATGGCACGGTAACCGAGTTCTCAGTCGAAAATCGCAAGGCGGCTGTTGAGTGGAGCGGAACCACCGAGAGTGGCGAAGTAATTAGTAGTGCGCAGCTTGAAGGCGTAGTAACCGTGGTCAATTTTTGGTACGCAGCCTGCTTGCCTTGCCGCCTTGAAGCGCCAGATTTGGTGGCCCTCGCGGCTGAGTACCCAGAGGCCCAGTTCATCGGTGTAAATGTGCGTGACTCGGCCGAAACCTCAGCGGCATTTTCGAAGAGCAAAAAACTGACCTGGCCTTCAATCATCGATAAAAACGATGGTGCCGTGATGCTGGCCTTTACCGGAATCGTGACACCAAATGCTGTGCCGACGACCCTGGTGGTTGGCAAAGACGGCAAAGTCACCTCGCGCGTATACGGTCAGATTGACCGATCAATTCTTGGCACTCTAATCAAGACAGCTCTCGAGGAGTAG
- a CDS encoding histidine phosphatase family protein, with the protein MPAERIHLIRHGEVHNPDGVLYGRLPHYSLSAKGHEMAATAAAALKADRRPISALYASPLLRTRESAEHVQEAFGLDVVTDERLIEPHNVFEGRRLTGGHILVRPHLYFHLRNPMQPSWGEPYVQIAGRMMAAITDAWEKTPDGDVVLVSHQLPIVMVQRALAGESLAHNPKKRRCALSSITTLERQGNRFVEVDYRDPAAGAGAIDLGAV; encoded by the coding sequence ATGCCCGCCGAACGTATCCACCTAATCCGTCACGGTGAAGTGCACAATCCAGACGGCGTTTTGTATGGTCGGCTGCCGCACTATTCATTGAGCGCAAAAGGTCACGAGATGGCTGCCACAGCTGCAGCCGCACTAAAGGCTGACCGGCGCCCGATTTCTGCCCTGTATGCCAGCCCACTGTTGCGCACCCGCGAATCTGCCGAGCACGTTCAAGAAGCATTCGGCCTTGATGTCGTCACCGATGAACGATTGATTGAACCGCACAACGTGTTTGAAGGTCGTCGACTAACCGGTGGGCACATCCTGGTTCGACCACACCTTTACTTTCACCTACGCAACCCAATGCAGCCGAGCTGGGGTGAGCCTTACGTTCAAATTGCTGGCCGCATGATGGCAGCGATAACTGACGCGTGGGAGAAGACCCCCGATGGCGATGTGGTTTTGGTGTCACACCAACTGCCGATTGTTATGGTTCAGCGGGCGCTCGCCGGAGAATCGCTGGCTCATAATCCAAAGAAGCGCCGTTGCGCTCTTTCGAGCATCACCACCCTGGAACGCCAGGGAAACCGTTTTGTTGAAGTTGACTACCGCGACCCAGCTGCTGGTGCCGGTGCGATTGATTTGGGTGCCGTATGA
- the aspS gene encoding aspartate--tRNA(Asn) ligase, whose product MRARALVKDLAALPDGPVTIGGWVEKLRDQKRIQFIIIRDESGDVQVTYPRPVVNEVPDENDALAAKVSTLTNGSFVWITGRLVHDERVKLGGLEIQLDDVEIVTMADPETPIADDTSIDKRMDWRFLDLRRPEMNLVFRIQTTIENAWRQYWAENDFVEIHSPKLMASASESNAELFKLEYFDTHAYLAQSPQFYKQMAMMSGLGKIFEIGPVFRADPSFTSRHATEFVSVDIEVSWIDSHEDIMQIQEQLLHRAISAVKDKHGDEILKHFGVEVQVPSIPFPRVPLTEAVEIIKERGHVVERGGDLDPEGERQIAAWAQETHGHEFVFVTDYPATVRPFYHMRHADNPALTNSYDLIWRGTEITTGAQREHRLDVLIEQVKAKGLEPEGLQTYLDFFKYGAPSHGGFGMGLLRVLMLLLHQPNIREVGFLFRGPNRLEP is encoded by the coding sequence ATGAGAGCCCGTGCCCTAGTTAAAGACCTTGCCGCCCTGCCAGATGGCCCAGTAACCATTGGTGGATGGGTAGAAAAGCTTCGTGATCAGAAGCGCATCCAGTTCATCATCATTCGTGATGAGTCAGGCGATGTTCAGGTAACTTACCCTCGCCCAGTAGTCAACGAGGTGCCGGACGAGAACGACGCTCTGGCAGCCAAGGTTTCGACCCTTACCAACGGTTCCTTTGTTTGGATCACCGGCCGTTTGGTGCACGACGAGCGCGTAAAGCTCGGTGGCCTTGAGATTCAGCTAGACGATGTCGAAATCGTCACCATGGCTGACCCAGAAACCCCGATTGCCGACGACACCTCAATCGACAAGCGCATGGACTGGAGATTCCTTGACCTGCGCCGCCCTGAGATGAACCTGGTCTTCCGCATCCAGACCACTATTGAAAACGCTTGGCGCCAGTACTGGGCTGAGAACGACTTTGTTGAGATTCACTCACCAAAACTTATGGCCTCAGCATCAGAGTCAAACGCCGAGCTATTCAAGCTTGAGTACTTTGACACTCACGCTTACCTGGCCCAGTCACCTCAGTTCTACAAGCAGATGGCCATGATGTCTGGTTTGGGCAAAATCTTTGAGATCGGTCCGGTTTTCCGTGCCGACCCATCGTTCACCTCTCGTCACGCTACCGAGTTTGTCTCGGTCGACATCGAGGTTTCATGGATCGATTCGCATGAAGACATCATGCAGATTCAGGAGCAGTTGCTGCACCGTGCCATCAGTGCGGTCAAAGACAAGCACGGCGATGAAATTTTGAAGCACTTTGGCGTTGAGGTTCAGGTACCTTCAATTCCGTTCCCTCGTGTTCCGCTAACCGAAGCGGTTGAGATCATCAAGGAACGCGGCCACGTTGTTGAGCGCGGTGGCGACCTAGACCCTGAGGGCGAGCGCCAAATTGCTGCCTGGGCTCAAGAGACCCACGGTCACGAGTTTGTTTTTGTTACCGACTACCCAGCAACAGTGCGCCCGTTCTACCACATGCGTCACGCAGACAATCCAGCTCTTACCAACAGCTACGACCTGATCTGGCGCGGAACTGAGATCACCACCGGTGCTCAGCGTGAACACCGCCTGGATGTTTTGATCGAGCAGGTAAAGGCCAAGGGGCTTGAGCCAGAGGGCCTACAGACCTACCTTGACTTCTTCAAGTACGGCGCACCTTCACACGGTGGTTTTGGAATGGGCCTGCTGCGCGTTCTGATGTTGCTATTGCACCAGCCAAACATTCGCGAAGTTGGTTTCTTGTTCCGCGGACCAAACCGCTTGGAGCCATAA
- a CDS encoding type II toxin-antitoxin system VapC family toxin, translated as MFLLDTDIASAIIKNRTALGNYVHLLTESEWAISAVTQMELRFGMLTMPPEHKSRKLIASFLMHAPAVAFDNRAADETAKIRAKLKLDGAQIGFYDPLIAGHALAIGAVLVTANTKHFANIEGLETTNWLK; from the coding sequence ATGTTTTTGTTGGATACCGACATTGCATCGGCCATCATTAAAAACCGCACCGCACTCGGCAATTATGTGCACCTTTTAACCGAGTCCGAGTGGGCAATTTCTGCGGTCACTCAAATGGAGTTGCGGTTCGGAATGCTCACAATGCCGCCCGAGCACAAAAGCCGCAAATTGATTGCAAGTTTTCTCATGCACGCTCCGGCTGTTGCTTTCGATAATCGCGCTGCCGACGAAACAGCAAAAATCCGGGCCAAACTCAAACTGGATGGCGCACAAATTGGATTTTATGACCCGCTGATCGCAGGGCACGCTCTGGCAATCGGAGCTGTCTTGGTAACTGCAAACACAAAACACTTTGCCAACATAGAAGGCCTCGAAACTACCAATTGGCTTAAGTAA
- a CDS encoding glutaredoxin family protein: MELTLIGKPGCHLCDDARDAVNRVVADFEQRQPAASVSLTELNILDDAELAARYLEEIPVLLINGQVHNYWRIDEVRFATALDNLTKG; encoded by the coding sequence GTGGAATTAACCTTGATCGGCAAGCCGGGGTGTCATCTGTGTGATGATGCCCGCGATGCAGTGAATCGTGTGGTTGCTGATTTTGAGCAGCGCCAACCAGCTGCGTCAGTCAGCCTCACCGAGTTGAACATTCTGGATGACGCTGAGCTTGCCGCCCGATACTTAGAGGAAATCCCGGTCTTGCTAATTAATGGGCAAGTGCATAACTATTGGCGTATCGACGAAGTGCGATTTGCAACTGCGTTGGACAACCTAACTAAGGGGTAG
- a CDS encoding HAD-IB family hydrolase, with protein MPNTPKESTKIEAAFFDVDNTIIRGSSSFLFGKAAFKRGFFSRRDFWRFAWQQARFIARGETLTTVDEIRDRALGLIEGHKADDLAALTDEVYDKYICPKLWPETVRLAKEHIAAGREVWLVTATPKQIADVIAHRLGLTGGLGTVVEVKDGILTGKLVGETLHGKHKRKAVKALAKERNISLKNSYAYSDSVNDLPMMTVVGHAVAVNPDAALKRYAVAAEWPILDFKKRELRANK; from the coding sequence GTGCCGAATACCCCTAAGGAATCAACCAAAATCGAAGCCGCGTTCTTCGACGTTGATAACACCATCATTCGGGGATCCAGCAGTTTTTTGTTTGGAAAAGCAGCTTTCAAGCGTGGCTTTTTTAGCCGCCGTGACTTCTGGAGATTTGCCTGGCAGCAGGCCCGCTTTATTGCCCGCGGCGAGACCCTCACAACTGTTGATGAGATTCGCGATCGCGCGCTTGGGCTAATCGAAGGCCACAAGGCCGACGACCTAGCCGCACTGACCGATGAGGTTTACGACAAGTACATTTGCCCAAAGCTATGGCCAGAGACTGTTCGCCTGGCCAAAGAGCACATCGCAGCTGGGCGCGAGGTTTGGTTGGTTACTGCCACACCAAAACAAATTGCTGATGTTATTGCCCACCGCCTTGGCCTGACCGGTGGCCTGGGTACCGTGGTCGAAGTCAAAGATGGCATTCTGACCGGCAAATTGGTCGGCGAGACCCTCCACGGCAAACACAAACGCAAGGCTGTAAAAGCGCTGGCCAAGGAGCGCAACATCAGCCTCAAAAACTCTTACGCATATAGCGACAGCGTGAATGACCTACCGATGATGACTGTGGTTGGTCACGCTGTGGCGGTTAACCCCGATGCTGCGCTTAAGCGCTACGCGGTGGCGGCCGAGTGGCCAATCTTGGATTTCAAAAAACGCGAACTGCGCGCCAATAAATAG
- a CDS encoding AURKAIP1/COX24 domain-containing protein, giving the protein MGSVIKKRRKRMSKKKHRKLLRKTRHQRRNKK; this is encoded by the coding sequence ATGGGTTCAGTAATTAAGAAGCGCCGCAAGCGTATGTCTAAGAAGAAGCACCGCAAGTTGCTTCGTAAGACTCGTCACCAGCGTCGCAACAAGAAGTAA
- a CDS encoding aquaporin produces the protein MTKKIVAEFLGTLLLVTVVVGSGIMGQNLSTDFGQALLINTISTVAALALLITLFGPISGAHFNPVVSLIMLALKKLDATTFFAYAAAQTVGAAAGAILANAMFDLAPLKISENVRASTGIWISEVVATAGLLLVILVFSARNFSTAQIGVAVAAWIGSAYLFTASTSFANPAVTVGRIFSNTFAGIAPESVLNFVICQFAGALLALVIFKTLFRDRS, from the coding sequence ATGACTAAAAAAATCGTTGCAGAATTCTTGGGCACACTCCTGCTGGTCACGGTAGTTGTCGGCTCGGGAATCATGGGGCAGAACCTTTCCACCGATTTTGGCCAAGCGTTGCTAATCAACACCATCTCAACGGTTGCAGCTCTGGCTCTGCTGATCACCCTATTTGGGCCAATCAGTGGCGCTCACTTTAACCCTGTGGTTTCTTTGATTATGTTGGCGCTCAAAAAACTTGATGCCACGACCTTCTTTGCCTATGCGGCAGCTCAAACCGTTGGTGCCGCTGCCGGTGCAATTTTGGCCAACGCAATGTTTGACCTAGCCCCGCTGAAGATTTCTGAAAATGTTCGAGCCAGCACCGGAATCTGGATCTCAGAGGTTGTTGCCACAGCCGGACTGCTATTGGTGATTTTGGTTTTCAGTGCGCGCAATTTCAGCACCGCACAAATTGGAGTGGCGGTTGCCGCCTGGATTGGCTCTGCCTACCTATTTACCGCTTCGACTTCTTTTGCCAACCCTGCGGTTACCGTCGGTCGAATCTTCTCAAATACCTTTGCCGGCATTGCCCCGGAATCGGTGTTGAATTTTGTAATTTGCCAATTTGCCGGTGCACTTTTGGCACTGGTTATTTTCAAAACTCTATTTAGAGACCGGTCATAG
- a CDS encoding TetR/AcrR family transcriptional regulator has product MSPQSKSAPAPAPKQARAVDTIALVLQVTNKYLLSGGEAAVRVQEISKTANVSIGSIYHHFGDRDGLIRAAYVERFRNAIQDDIERVKRFMARMHSAKEMAEHYDEMLAFLNHHFEQFPARDQATTIGSTTGRPPLREAIIEVQSELTSSLAEVMQLLKDRGILKPHLDPRAAAVLTLGMLHGRVISELDRNPVNDECWNTAFLTAFSGLFVGTDSLPIWGRLANGVAAK; this is encoded by the coding sequence ATGAGCCCGCAGAGTAAATCAGCCCCCGCTCCCGCTCCAAAGCAGGCGCGCGCTGTTGACACCATTGCCTTGGTCCTTCAAGTCACCAATAAGTACCTGCTTAGCGGTGGCGAGGCTGCGGTTCGAGTTCAAGAGATTTCCAAGACGGCAAATGTGTCGATTGGTTCGATCTATCACCACTTCGGTGACCGCGATGGTCTAATTCGAGCCGCGTATGTTGAGCGTTTTCGCAACGCCATCCAAGATGACATTGAGCGCGTCAAGAGATTCATGGCCCGCATGCACAGTGCCAAAGAAATGGCCGAGCACTATGACGAAATGCTGGCTTTCCTAAACCACCACTTCGAGCAGTTTCCGGCCCGCGACCAGGCAACCACCATCGGCAGCACTACCGGTCGGCCGCCGCTGCGCGAAGCCATCATCGAAGTTCAGAGTGAACTAACCTCGAGCTTGGCCGAGGTTATGCAGCTGCTGAAGGACCGCGGAATTTTGAAGCCTCACCTAGACCCTCGCGCGGCTGCCGTGCTGACTCTAGGCATGCTGCACGGTCGAGTGATTTCTGAGCTGGACCGCAACCCGGTAAACGACGAGTGCTGGAACACCGCATTTTTGACGGCGTTCAGCGGCCTATTTGTTGGCACAGATAGTTTGCCAATTTGGGGTCGACTAGCCAACGGTGTAGCGGCTAAGTAG
- the proC gene encoding pyrroline-5-carboxylate reductase, whose protein sequence is MDIKRIAILGTGSMGGAILSGLLKSGFDPSQISVSTKSTDSAERLAEELGVLSFALENGDDANQMAVAGADVVLIGVKPAYVLEVLADVADSLNDNALVISVAAGTTTASMEAVLPEDVGVVRAMPNTPAIVGRAVTGVAAGERATDWAVDVTRELFETVGKVLVLDESKIDALSTISGSGPAYVFYLIEQMTKAAKHQGFSDEDAALLVNETFLGAAELLVDSGKAPDVLRKQVTSPNGTTERAIARMEQTDLAGMFAEATDAALARAREIAAGK, encoded by the coding sequence GTGGACATCAAAAGAATCGCAATTCTCGGCACCGGCTCAATGGGCGGCGCAATCTTGTCAGGTCTGTTGAAGTCAGGCTTTGATCCAAGTCAGATTTCGGTAAGCACCAAGAGCACCGATAGCGCCGAGCGCCTGGCTGAAGAGCTGGGTGTCCTCAGTTTTGCGCTTGAAAACGGCGATGACGCCAATCAAATGGCGGTTGCTGGGGCTGATGTGGTTTTGATCGGGGTTAAGCCGGCCTATGTGCTTGAGGTCTTGGCAGACGTTGCCGACTCACTCAACGACAACGCGCTCGTGATCAGCGTTGCCGCCGGCACAACCACAGCCTCAATGGAGGCAGTGCTGCCTGAGGATGTTGGTGTGGTCAGGGCCATGCCAAACACACCTGCGATTGTTGGCCGCGCGGTCACCGGTGTTGCAGCTGGTGAGCGAGCTACCGACTGGGCGGTTGATGTAACCCGCGAGCTTTTTGAAACGGTGGGCAAAGTCCTTGTGCTCGACGAGAGCAAGATTGATGCGCTGAGCACAATCTCTGGCTCGGGCCCGGCCTACGTGTTCTACCTAATTGAGCAAATGACCAAGGCTGCCAAGCATCAGGGTTTTAGTGATGAAGATGCAGCGCTTTTGGTCAACGAGACCTTCTTGGGTGCGGCCGAACTTTTGGTTGATTCGGGCAAGGCACCAGATGTCCTTCGCAAGCAGGTAACCAGCCCAAACGGCACCACTGAGCGAGCAATTGCAAGGATGGAACAAACCGACTTGGCCGGGATGTTTGCCGAAGCCACCGACGCGGCTCTTGCCCGTGCGCGGGAGATTGCCGCCGGAAAGTAA